A genome region from Nitrospira sp. includes the following:
- a CDS encoding TlyA family RNA methyltransferase, with protein sequence MTQKLRPERERLDRALVSRGLVASREDAARLILAGLVRVDGVVVDKAAKPTPSDAKVELTGPGSPYVGRGGEKLAGALDQFHVDPKGMICFDVGCSTGGFTDCLLQRGAARVYAVDVGYGQFEWRLRQDPRVVLMERTNIRYLEPGAIRDPIDLIVIDVSFISLTLVLPCVVPYLTAVGFVITLIKPQFEVGKGLVGRGGIVRDDGLREAVADKVVVCADRLGLDLAGRMESPIEGRKGNREILAWFRRRV encoded by the coding sequence ATGACTCAGAAATTGCGTCCAGAGCGGGAACGGCTCGATCGTGCCTTGGTCAGTCGAGGGCTCGTCGCCAGTCGGGAGGACGCGGCGAGGCTCATTCTCGCCGGGCTCGTTCGTGTGGACGGGGTGGTGGTTGATAAGGCGGCGAAACCGACGCCGTCTGACGCCAAGGTTGAGCTGACTGGTCCCGGGTCACCCTATGTCGGTCGCGGGGGAGAAAAACTGGCCGGCGCCTTGGATCAATTCCACGTCGATCCCAAAGGAATGATCTGCTTCGATGTCGGCTGTTCGACCGGGGGATTTACCGATTGTCTGCTGCAGCGTGGCGCCGCGCGTGTGTATGCGGTCGATGTGGGGTATGGCCAGTTTGAGTGGCGCCTTCGTCAGGATCCGAGGGTGGTGCTCATGGAGCGGACCAACATCCGGTATCTTGAGCCAGGTGCGATCCGGGATCCCATCGACCTGATTGTCATCGACGTGTCGTTTATTTCATTGACCCTCGTGCTGCCCTGTGTCGTCCCCTATCTGACCGCGGTCGGATTTGTGATCACGCTGATCAAGCCGCAGTTTGAAGTGGGAAAAGGACTTGTCGGCCGGGGCGGGATTGTGCGGGATGATGGGTTGCGGGAGGCCGTGGCCGACAAAGTAGTGGTCTGTGCGGATCGGCTGGGGCTAGATTTGGCGGGTCGTATGGAGTCGCCGATCGAGGGGCGTAAGGGCAATCGTGAAATCCTGGCCTGGTTCCGACGCAGGGTATAA
- the zapB gene encoding cell division protein ZapB, with amino-acid sequence MTLDRLDALEIRIRDLVKLVQDIKRKNASLEDDLRLARERVAVRDDENRRWEQERVDIRSRIEKVLGEIDLLECLDEPKEVAVD; translated from the coding sequence ATGACTTTAGATCGTCTCGACGCCCTTGAAATTCGGATTCGCGATTTGGTGAAGCTGGTGCAGGATATCAAGCGGAAAAACGCCTCATTAGAGGACGACCTTCGTCTGGCGCGGGAGCGGGTTGCGGTTCGTGATGACGAAAACCGACGCTGGGAGCAGGAGCGGGTCGATATCCGTTCACGGATCGAGAAAGTCCTGGGGGAAATCGATCTGTTGGAATGCCTGGATGAACCCAAGGAGGTGGCTGTTGACTAA
- a CDS encoding SDR family oxidoreductase has product MKVLVTGGAGFIGSHVVDRLLQEGHEVVVVDNLVTGKRKNVPKAAQFYKLDIENPKLERVFRNERPSVVFHLAAQMNVRRSVEDPMFDAQVNVLGTLNVLEQASKHGARKVIFSSSGGAIYGEQLAFPAPETHITQPLSPYGISKLCGEHYLSYYHRLSGIQIVSLRYANVYGPRQDPEGEAGVVAIFIQKMLRGEQAVVNGNGRQTRDFVFVEDVVESNLMAMGPEVEGVYNVGTGIETSVNDLFKIVVDLTKVEFKEVHGPAKRGEQARSVIDSAKLHRDLGWEPKVDLREGLRRTVEYFRDGLD; this is encoded by the coding sequence ATGAAAGTCTTGGTTACCGGGGGGGCGGGGTTTATCGGGTCACATGTCGTGGATCGTTTGCTCCAAGAGGGGCACGAGGTGGTGGTGGTCGATAATCTTGTCACGGGCAAGCGGAAAAACGTCCCCAAAGCCGCCCAATTCTACAAACTTGATATTGAAAATCCCAAGCTGGAGCGGGTGTTTCGCAACGAACGGCCGTCGGTGGTGTTTCACCTGGCGGCGCAGATGAACGTGCGCCGTTCGGTCGAAGATCCGATGTTCGATGCGCAGGTCAATGTGCTTGGCACCCTCAACGTGCTGGAGCAAGCATCCAAGCACGGCGCGCGCAAGGTTATCTTCTCGTCATCCGGCGGGGCGATCTATGGCGAGCAGCTGGCATTTCCCGCACCGGAGACCCACATCACTCAGCCGCTGTCCCCATACGGCATCAGCAAGTTATGCGGGGAGCATTACCTATCCTACTATCACCGGCTAAGCGGTATTCAGATCGTGAGTCTCCGATATGCGAATGTGTACGGCCCGCGGCAGGATCCGGAGGGGGAGGCAGGAGTCGTCGCCATTTTCATTCAAAAGATGCTGCGTGGTGAGCAGGCGGTGGTGAACGGCAACGGCCGGCAGACGCGTGACTTTGTGTTTGTCGAGGATGTCGTAGAGTCGAATCTGATGGCGATGGGCCCCGAAGTGGAGGGGGTGTACAACGTTGGTACGGGGATTGAGACGTCGGTCAACGACCTCTTCAAAATCGTCGTCGATTTGACGAAGGTGGAGTTTAAGGAAGTGCATGGTCCAGCCAAGCGAGGCGAGCAGGCAAGGAGCGTCATTGACTCCGCAAAGCTCCATCGAGACCTTGGGTGGGAACCTAAAGTCGACTTGCGGGAAGGCTTGCGACGGACGGTCGAGTATTTCCGCGACGGGCTTGACTGA
- a CDS encoding TIGR00282 family metallophosphoesterase, producing the protein MKVLMIGDIMGEPGRRSVARLLPKLIANYSIDVVVGNGENVAGGFGITPDLVDDLFDLGVSVITTGNHAWDKKEILEVFPREPRLLRPANYPAGVPGRGSYVFTTPGGESLGVLHLMGRAFMPTIDCPFQVAKREIERLKTQVSAIVVDMHAEATSEKMAMGHYLDGLVTVVAGTHTHVQTADEQILPKGTAYITDIGMTGPLHSVIGIKKELAIEKFLTGMPRRFEVASGPVVFCAVLMELDATLGKALSIERIRVVD; encoded by the coding sequence ATGAAAGTGTTGATGATCGGCGATATCATGGGCGAGCCAGGGCGTCGGTCCGTGGCTCGCCTCCTGCCGAAACTCATTGCCAACTATTCCATCGATGTCGTGGTGGGTAACGGCGAAAACGTGGCCGGCGGATTCGGCATTACTCCGGATTTGGTGGATGATCTCTTCGATCTCGGGGTGTCGGTCATTACCACGGGTAATCACGCGTGGGACAAGAAAGAAATTCTCGAAGTGTTTCCGCGCGAACCGCGTCTCTTGCGCCCGGCCAATTATCCGGCCGGAGTGCCTGGGCGAGGCAGTTATGTGTTCACGACGCCGGGCGGCGAGTCGTTGGGCGTGCTTCATTTAATGGGACGGGCGTTCATGCCGACGATCGATTGCCCGTTTCAAGTCGCCAAGCGCGAAATCGAGCGGCTCAAGACGCAGGTCTCCGCTATTGTGGTCGATATGCATGCTGAGGCAACTTCGGAAAAGATGGCGATGGGGCATTATCTGGATGGGTTGGTCACGGTCGTAGCGGGGACCCACACCCATGTGCAGACGGCAGATGAACAAATCCTTCCGAAAGGGACGGCCTACATCACCGATATCGGGATGACCGGTCCGCTGCATTCGGTGATCGGGATCAAAAAAGAGCTGGCGATCGAAAAATTTCTGACCGGGATGCCGCGTCGGTTTGAAGTGGCTTCCGGTCCCGTCGTCTTCTGTGCGGTGTTGATGGAGTTGGACGCCACGCTCGGCAAGGCGTTGTCGATCGAACGAATCCGAGTGGTGGATTGA
- the xseB gene encoding exodeoxyribonuclease VII small subunit, whose product MAAVKFEYAMARLETIVAELEKGDLPLDDSLKIFEEGIRLSKTCLKMLEDAERKVEILVQEKDGKKRIQAFSPGEDEAERPQ is encoded by the coding sequence GTGGCTGCCGTGAAGTTTGAATATGCCATGGCGCGATTGGAAACGATTGTGGCCGAGCTTGAAAAGGGTGATCTTCCGCTCGATGATTCACTGAAAATTTTCGAGGAGGGGATTCGGTTGTCCAAAACGTGCCTCAAGATGCTGGAGGACGCCGAACGGAAGGTCGAGATTCTGGTACAGGAAAAGGACGGCAAGAAGCGGATTCAAGCCTTCTCTCCCGGCGAGGATGAGGCGGAGCGCCCTCAGTAA
- a CDS encoding cell division protein ZapA, with translation MTKTIDVEIYGQRYSINGEADESYVKQLADMVDKQMKQVAAGMRSATPAKLAVLAAFNLAHELMEAERKSRQGEADADRRVASLMESIDQQMPSILSR, from the coding sequence TTGACTAAGACCATTGACGTGGAGATCTATGGCCAGCGATACAGCATCAATGGGGAAGCGGACGAATCCTACGTGAAGCAACTGGCCGATATGGTCGATAAGCAGATGAAGCAGGTGGCGGCTGGCATGCGGTCAGCCACCCCGGCCAAGTTAGCCGTCCTTGCTGCATTCAATCTTGCCCACGAGTTGATGGAAGCAGAGCGAAAGTCCCGGCAGGGAGAGGCCGACGCGGATCGTCGCGTGGCCTCCCTGATGGAATCGATCGATCAGCAGATGCCGTCCATCCTGTCCCGGTGA
- a CDS encoding rhodanese-like domain-containing protein, producing the protein MSFTITPKDLKSRLDKGEKLVLVDVREPWEYAIAKLEGSILVPLATLQQSLSKLDRNAEIIAVCHHGMRSADATGFLLQQGFGNVKNLIGGIDAWSTQVDSSVPRY; encoded by the coding sequence ATGAGTTTCACAATTACCCCAAAAGATCTTAAATCAAGGCTGGATAAAGGCGAGAAGCTTGTCCTGGTGGATGTCCGAGAGCCATGGGAATACGCCATCGCCAAGTTGGAAGGATCCATCCTGGTCCCGCTGGCGACCCTGCAGCAGTCTTTGAGCAAACTGGACCGTAACGCCGAGATTATCGCCGTGTGCCACCACGGGATGAGAAGTGCGGACGCGACAGGATTTCTATTGCAGCAAGGGTTCGGAAACGTGAAAAACCTGATCGGAGGTATCGATGCCTGGTCTACGCAAGTAGACTCATCCGTGCCTCGGTATTAG
- the rny gene encoding ribonuclease Y, whose protein sequence is MVPISLNVVAYIFIGLVGAVLGAGLYEVFRRRSALARRVEAEDQSAQIIQSAQREAENLVKEAKLEAKDLVFQSRIELEKEQKAKLAEVSNSERRVSQREEGLDRKLSLLEKRDQDALKREQELLKREEVLVQKDVVCSQALKQHREALERVASLTAEEAKRQLIQELDSQARLEAAGLAKRLIEEAKENADREAREIIASSIQRVTRDYVNEATISVVPIANDAMKGRIIGREGRNIRAIEAATGIDLIIDETPEAVIISGFDPLRREIAKVSLERLMHDGRIHPTRIEEIVEKVKVDIEKLMIEEAEKVIFEVGLSDFHPELVKVLGRLKYRTSYGQNNLYHAREAAYICGIMASELKLDVKLAKRGALLHDIGKAVSHEEEGPHAMLGAEIAKKYGESAKVVNAIAAHHEQVEPICPETVLVAAAEALSAARPGARREALESYVKRLEKLESLATVHKGVQKAYAIQAGREIRVIVKQEDLTDPECFQLSRDLAKKIEQELTYPGQIKVTVIRESRFIDFAK, encoded by the coding sequence GTGGTTCCCATTTCTCTCAACGTTGTTGCGTACATTTTTATTGGGTTGGTGGGAGCGGTCCTGGGTGCCGGCCTGTACGAGGTTTTTCGTCGTCGGTCAGCGTTGGCACGGCGCGTAGAGGCCGAGGACCAGTCGGCGCAGATCATTCAATCGGCTCAGCGTGAAGCAGAGAACCTCGTCAAGGAGGCTAAGCTGGAGGCCAAGGATCTGGTCTTTCAGTCAAGAATCGAACTCGAAAAGGAACAAAAGGCAAAGCTTGCGGAGGTGTCCAATTCAGAACGGCGGGTGTCCCAACGCGAGGAGGGGCTGGATCGTAAGCTCAGTTTGCTTGAGAAGCGGGATCAGGACGCGCTCAAACGGGAGCAGGAACTATTAAAGCGTGAGGAGGTTCTTGTTCAGAAGGACGTGGTCTGCTCACAGGCGCTGAAGCAGCATCGTGAGGCCCTCGAGCGAGTGGCCAGCTTGACGGCGGAGGAAGCTAAGCGGCAACTCATCCAGGAGCTGGATAGCCAGGCACGATTGGAAGCGGCCGGCCTGGCGAAACGCCTGATTGAAGAAGCAAAGGAAAACGCCGATCGGGAAGCGCGAGAAATCATCGCCAGTTCCATCCAGCGGGTGACCCGGGATTATGTGAATGAGGCCACCATCTCCGTAGTGCCGATTGCCAACGATGCCATGAAGGGCCGGATTATCGGTCGAGAAGGGCGGAATATTCGGGCGATTGAGGCGGCGACGGGGATTGATCTCATTATCGATGAAACGCCGGAGGCAGTTATCATTTCAGGGTTCGATCCGCTTCGTCGCGAGATCGCCAAGGTTTCGCTCGAGCGGCTCATGCACGACGGACGAATCCATCCGACACGCATTGAAGAGATCGTCGAAAAGGTAAAGGTCGACATCGAGAAGCTGATGATCGAAGAGGCCGAAAAGGTGATCTTCGAAGTTGGTTTATCGGATTTTCATCCCGAGTTGGTCAAGGTGCTGGGGCGGCTGAAGTACCGAACCAGTTATGGGCAGAACAATCTGTACCATGCGCGGGAAGCCGCCTATATCTGCGGCATCATGGCCTCCGAGTTGAAGCTCGACGTGAAGCTCGCCAAGCGGGGAGCTTTGTTGCACGATATCGGCAAGGCCGTCAGCCATGAAGAAGAAGGCCCGCACGCCATGCTGGGTGCGGAAATCGCCAAAAAGTACGGTGAAAGCGCTAAGGTCGTGAATGCCATTGCGGCGCATCACGAACAGGTTGAGCCGATCTGTCCGGAGACCGTGCTCGTGGCGGCGGCAGAAGCGCTGTCGGCTGCGCGGCCGGGAGCCCGCCGTGAAGCGTTGGAGTCGTATGTGAAGCGACTGGAGAAGTTGGAGTCGCTGGCGACTGTGCACAAGGGTGTACAAAAGGCCTATGCGATCCAGGCCGGTCGTGAAATTCGTGTCATTGTGAAGCAGGAAGATCTGACGGATCCTGAATGTTTCCAGCTTTCTCGCGATCTGGCCAAGAAGATCGAGCAGGAGCTGACCTACCCTGGGCAAATCAAGGTGACGGTCATCCGGGAGAGTCGGTTCATCGATTTTGCGAAATGA
- a CDS encoding transglycosylase SLT domain-containing protein has protein sequence MTAFPWRISLSALVMWSVLSSLFLTATAESPRPLPVAAAPCVSAEDCFRSAVALNERSGSPVQRDQTMMLKIDQLRSVMDLYPSTIWAKRAGVVLGVLLIERDPVEAAKRLQAVQPDMPVLDDYLRLWIGESLLKRNEPIQAAELLETIPKVVPDSNLIAKAAYRTGEAWYSANVCFRAVDWLTRAVALAEKDPSAPLALWHQAECHIRENRLPDARTALTQLWLRYPQSLEAREAKARLDTALGGESWAPTADDHLIRAQAFLGLAMQAEAGEELRRVLAMAPGHPRRFDARLKLGVAYVRLKQYDQARETFRGLVADRVQESAEATVWLARVYLRQSQGDKLIALARSVAQGSLGGDQRAMVHLFAGVWLEDQGQFDEAIEMFRQVAKVGDSASQRAEGLWRAGWAQYRTARYRDAAETFRSVVELHVNGFEPQAMYWAARADEREKNTTVADQYTRLCQRHAYSYYCQLAARRLSLPPATPVATSTERPASEEASRLPENRRSEIERHVVYQRGIELKILGFAQDAARELGSLTEHYSRDPEVLLAFSTLLSEVGAYYPALRVAKVHFKEKLERSGQPTAPALWTVAYPTGLLPTITAQGITAVDPYLAAAIIREESQYDEKAVSMVGAVGLMQLMPVTANAVAQRYGFPAVGREELFDQETNIRLGVRYLGQLLEQYGGNLAYAVAAYNAGPIAVNSWIAVHRGREQDEFVELIPYQETRLYVKRVLRSYGEYRRLHHGTS, from the coding sequence GTGACCGCATTTCCTTGGCGGATCAGCTTGTCGGCTCTTGTCATGTGGTCTGTGCTGTCGAGCCTGTTCTTGACGGCCACAGCCGAGTCACCGCGCCCCTTGCCCGTTGCCGCTGCCCCCTGCGTCTCTGCGGAAGATTGTTTCCGTTCCGCTGTGGCGCTCAATGAACGTTCGGGCTCGCCCGTTCAACGCGATCAAACGATGATGCTGAAGATCGACCAGTTGCGGTCGGTGATGGATCTCTATCCTTCCACGATTTGGGCCAAGCGGGCCGGGGTGGTGTTGGGCGTGTTGTTGATCGAGCGGGACCCGGTCGAAGCCGCCAAACGTTTGCAGGCTGTCCAGCCCGACATGCCGGTGTTGGACGACTATCTCCGCCTCTGGATCGGGGAATCGCTGCTGAAACGGAACGAACCGATCCAGGCGGCCGAATTGCTGGAGACGATTCCCAAGGTCGTGCCGGATTCAAACCTGATCGCCAAGGCTGCGTACAGGACGGGAGAAGCTTGGTATAGCGCCAATGTGTGTTTCCGCGCAGTGGACTGGTTGACGCGAGCGGTGGCTCTTGCGGAGAAGGACCCGTCGGCTCCGTTGGCCTTGTGGCATCAGGCCGAGTGCCACATCCGGGAGAATCGACTGCCGGACGCGCGCACCGCGTTGACGCAACTCTGGCTGCGCTATCCGCAATCGCTTGAGGCGCGCGAGGCGAAAGCCCGGTTGGATACGGCGCTGGGCGGAGAATCCTGGGCGCCGACAGCCGACGATCATTTGATTCGCGCACAGGCCTTTCTGGGCTTGGCCATGCAAGCAGAGGCGGGCGAAGAGTTGCGCCGCGTTCTAGCAATGGCTCCCGGGCACCCCCGCCGGTTTGATGCCCGCTTGAAATTGGGCGTGGCCTATGTCCGGCTCAAGCAATATGACCAGGCCCGTGAGACGTTCCGCGGGTTAGTGGCTGATCGAGTGCAGGAGTCAGCTGAGGCCACGGTATGGTTGGCCCGGGTGTATCTGCGGCAGAGCCAGGGCGATAAGCTGATCGCATTGGCGCGATCGGTGGCGCAGGGTTCCTTGGGAGGCGACCAGCGGGCGATGGTGCATCTCTTTGCCGGGGTGTGGTTGGAGGATCAGGGGCAATTCGATGAGGCGATCGAGATGTTCCGGCAGGTGGCGAAGGTGGGAGACTCGGCGAGTCAGCGTGCGGAAGGGCTGTGGCGCGCCGGGTGGGCGCAATATCGGACGGCCCGTTATCGGGACGCCGCCGAGACGTTTCGATCCGTTGTGGAGTTGCATGTCAACGGCTTTGAGCCTCAGGCCATGTATTGGGCGGCCAGAGCGGACGAACGGGAGAAAAACACCACCGTCGCCGATCAATACACGCGTCTCTGTCAGCGACACGCGTACAGTTATTATTGCCAGTTGGCTGCCCGACGCCTGTCGTTGCCGCCGGCCACACCGGTTGCGACAAGCACGGAGCGTCCGGCAAGCGAGGAGGCGTCACGTTTGCCGGAGAATCGGCGGTCTGAGATCGAACGGCATGTCGTCTATCAGCGCGGGATAGAACTCAAGATATTGGGGTTCGCCCAGGATGCGGCCCGTGAACTTGGGTCGCTGACAGAGCACTATAGTCGTGACCCGGAGGTGCTGCTGGCGTTCTCGACCCTGCTCAGTGAGGTGGGGGCCTACTATCCAGCCTTACGTGTGGCAAAAGTGCACTTTAAAGAGAAGCTCGAACGAAGCGGGCAGCCGACCGCGCCTGCCTTGTGGACGGTGGCGTACCCGACCGGTCTCCTTCCGACGATCACTGCGCAGGGCATCACCGCTGTTGACCCCTACCTGGCGGCCGCGATCATTCGCGAGGAGAGCCAGTACGATGAAAAGGCCGTCTCCATGGTGGGAGCCGTGGGATTGATGCAGTTGATGCCGGTCACGGCGAATGCCGTGGCGCAACGGTACGGGTTTCCCGCGGTGGGACGGGAAGAATTGTTCGATCAGGAAACGAACATTCGGCTCGGGGTGCGATATCTTGGGCAGTTGCTCGAGCAATACGGTGGGAATCTGGCCTATGCGGTCGCGGCCTACAATGCCGGCCCGATTGCCGTGAATAGTTGGATTGCGGTGCATCGAGGGCGGGAGCAAGACGAGTTCGTGGAGCTGATTCCGTATCAGGAAACGCGCTTGTACGTGAAGCGCGTCTTGCGTAGCTACGGAGAATATCGTCGTCTGCATCACGGCACGTCGTAG
- the rlmN gene encoding 23S rRNA (adenine(2503)-C(2))-methyltransferase RlmN, giving the protein MLPQTDHRTNLLTMTESEMAAFVVSLGWPTYRTSQILRWLYQERARTFAEMSNLSQKDRDYLTGHCSIERTSAVQVFSSQDGTRKFVLTLADGNQVECVLIPDEDRLTLCLSTQVGCTLDCGFCLTGTLGLRRNLRVHEIIDQVFLAQEHLQEGQRLTNLVFMGMGEPLANLDAVADAVTRLTNKTWGLGFSGRRITISTAGLASRIKDVAPLKVNLAISLNATTDALRHELMPAANRLHSLDALLAACRAYPLADRDRLTFEYVLLADVNDRVEDAVRLVKLLRGLRCKVNLIAFNPFPGNPYRRPSDAAIDTFQDTLRRGHVDAYLRRSRGRDVLGACGQLGRLDAAESQVALTQIQTR; this is encoded by the coding sequence ATGCTCCCACAGACTGATCACCGCACCAATCTGCTGACCATGACCGAAAGCGAGATGGCCGCGTTCGTCGTCTCACTCGGGTGGCCGACCTACCGCACCTCGCAAATCTTGCGCTGGCTGTATCAGGAACGAGCCCGCACCTTCGCCGAGATGAGCAATCTCTCACAGAAGGACCGCGACTACCTGACAGGCCACTGCAGCATCGAACGGACTTCAGCGGTCCAGGTTTTCTCGTCGCAAGATGGCACCAGGAAATTCGTGCTCACGCTGGCCGACGGCAATCAAGTCGAATGTGTGCTCATCCCCGACGAGGACCGGCTCACCCTCTGCCTATCCACACAAGTCGGCTGCACGCTCGATTGTGGATTCTGCCTGACGGGCACCCTGGGCCTTCGACGCAATCTGCGGGTGCATGAGATCATCGACCAGGTCTTCCTCGCCCAAGAGCATTTGCAGGAGGGCCAACGATTGACGAACCTGGTCTTCATGGGCATGGGTGAGCCCCTCGCCAACCTGGATGCCGTAGCCGATGCCGTAACCCGCCTCACCAACAAAACCTGGGGCCTGGGCTTCTCGGGCCGCCGCATCACGATCTCCACCGCCGGACTCGCCTCACGGATCAAGGACGTGGCCCCCCTCAAGGTAAACCTGGCCATCTCCTTGAATGCCACCACCGATGCACTTCGCCACGAACTCATGCCCGCGGCCAACCGGCTCCATTCACTCGATGCTCTGCTCGCAGCCTGTCGGGCCTATCCATTGGCAGACCGTGATCGCCTCACCTTCGAATACGTTCTGCTCGCAGACGTGAATGATCGCGTGGAGGATGCCGTCCGGTTGGTGAAGTTGCTTCGAGGCCTCCGCTGCAAGGTCAACCTGATCGCCTTCAACCCGTTTCCCGGCAACCCCTACCGACGCCCCTCAGACGCAGCGATCGACACGTTTCAGGACACCCTCCGCCGAGGGCATGTGGATGCGTACCTCCGCCGCAGCCGCGGTCGCGATGTATTGGGCGCCTGCGGCCAACTCGGACGCCTCGATGCCGCAGAATCCCAGGTTGCCTTGACACAGATTCAGACCCGTTGA
- the xseA gene encoding exodeoxyribonuclease VII large subunit — protein sequence MTGHTLPLPLLLSVSDVTRLIRDSLEEQFRDIWLEGEITNLRAPSSGHLYFTLKDEQSQLRGVLFRSGASRLRFTLQEGLAIVARGRISVYEPRGEYQLIVESLEPKGVGAFQLAFEQLKERLAREGLFDESRKRPLPVFPHTVGVVTSRTGAAVRDIVAVLRRRCPVANILIVPVPVQGEGAAEHIAEAIRTLSGLPQVEVVIVGRGGGASEDLWAFNEEVVVRAIVQSRVPVVSAVGHEIDVTLSDFAADYRAPTPSAAAEAVVPVLDEIVERLGETSDRLYRVLRTLLEMQRHRFERSVGVLRDMRFRVQAHAQHLDALRDGLTRTLTERLTVLHRGMVERQHALLSQGPHNRIQTALAVVPQLYKRLEQETRRGLMSKQQAVASQMMALDALSPLAILNRGYSVIQTVPSGRIVRRTSEVAVGDVVQARLAEGRLFCLVQDVLPSVMP from the coding sequence ATGACCGGCCATACCCTTCCGTTACCCCTGCTTCTCTCTGTGTCCGACGTGACACGACTCATCCGCGATTCCCTGGAAGAACAGTTTCGAGATATCTGGCTCGAAGGTGAAATTACCAACCTCCGCGCTCCGTCCTCCGGCCACCTGTATTTCACGCTGAAGGATGAGCAGAGTCAGCTGCGCGGGGTGCTCTTTCGGTCCGGAGCGTCAAGGCTTCGATTCACGCTGCAGGAGGGGTTGGCGATCGTCGCGCGCGGGCGCATTTCGGTGTATGAGCCGCGTGGCGAGTACCAATTGATCGTCGAGTCGCTTGAACCCAAGGGCGTCGGGGCGTTTCAACTGGCGTTCGAGCAACTCAAGGAGCGGTTGGCGCGTGAAGGCCTATTCGATGAGTCGCGAAAACGCCCCTTGCCGGTCTTCCCGCACACGGTCGGCGTAGTGACGTCCCGCACCGGGGCTGCGGTTCGCGATATTGTGGCGGTTCTCCGCCGTCGCTGTCCGGTTGCCAATATTCTCATCGTTCCCGTGCCGGTCCAGGGCGAGGGAGCCGCCGAGCATATTGCGGAGGCGATCCGGACGTTAAGCGGGCTGCCGCAAGTGGAGGTGGTGATCGTGGGGCGTGGAGGCGGCGCCTCAGAGGATTTGTGGGCCTTCAACGAAGAAGTGGTTGTGCGTGCCATTGTGCAATCAAGAGTGCCGGTGGTCTCTGCGGTGGGACATGAAATCGATGTGACACTCTCTGATTTCGCGGCGGATTATCGGGCGCCGACTCCCTCTGCCGCCGCGGAGGCGGTCGTGCCGGTGTTGGACGAGATTGTCGAGCGATTAGGTGAGACCTCGGATCGTCTGTATCGCGTTCTGCGGACCTTGCTGGAGATGCAACGCCATCGATTCGAGCGATCGGTCGGCGTCCTGCGCGACATGCGTTTTCGAGTGCAGGCGCATGCGCAGCATCTTGATGCATTACGGGACGGATTGACGCGCACGTTGACGGAACGCTTAACGGTGCTCCATCGCGGGATGGTGGAACGCCAGCATGCGTTGCTGTCTCAAGGCCCGCATAATCGGATTCAGACTGCCCTCGCGGTGGTCCCACAGCTGTACAAGCGGTTGGAGCAGGAAACTCGGCGAGGACTCATGTCCAAGCAGCAGGCGGTTGCGTCGCAGATGATGGCATTGGATGCCCTCAGTCCATTGGCGATCTTGAACCGCGGGTATAGTGTCATCCAGACCGTCCCGTCAGGACGGATCGTCCGGCGGACGTCTGAAGTGGCGGTTGGGGATGTGGTGCAGGCGCGGCTTGCCGAGGGGCGGCTGTTCTGTCTGGTCCAGGACGTATTGCCGTCTGTGATGCCTTGA